From Bacteroidota bacterium:
TCCAGCCCGCAACAGCTCGTTTCGTTCCCGCTGTTTCCGCCGACCCTGTCAAAATCATAGGTCTTCATCGTGACGCCGATGACGTCGTAGCCCCGTTCGAGCAGGAGGGCGGCGGCTACGGAGGAGTCGACTCCTCCGCTCATGCCGACAACAACGACTGGGCGTTTTGTAGAGTAATTCGTCATGTATGAATTGAAAGATACAAAAAACGGGAGGGAGGCGCAATTGGGGGCACGTCTTATTTTGTCATCCTGAGCACGTTCGCTTCGCTCAGTGTAAACTCCGCGAAGGATCTTGCAGATCGGAAAGACGAGATCCTTCGGTCGCTTCGCTCCCTCAGGATGACAACCAGGGGAAATTGAGCCTCTGTCAGAACACGAGATCAAGCTGAAGTCCGATCCGATCGTCGTGATTGCCCGGCAATTCGTCCGGGCCGGTCCCGAGCCGGCGAACATCGTCGCGGGTCGTGCGTGAATACTTGGCAGAAATCCCCGACGATCCGGAAAACCCGTACCGGACGAGAATGTACGATCTCTCCCCCCGGCCCGAGAGGACGGGAAGCGACGCCGCATCCCTGAGATCATCTTCGAATTCGTACAGCCGGGTGTCGTAAGACCCGGTCAGGAAGAAGACGATCCTCATCCCCGCGGAGAGCCCCGGAAGCGGTGAGCATGAGATCTCTTCATAGAGCATCGTTCCCTGCTCCACGCCCGGAACCGCCCGGCTCCGGAGGTAGACCTTCTCGAATCTTCCCCGGACCCGGACTTCGGGCGTCAGCCGGAGGTCGAGATGGGTCCGGATACGGTCGATCGCCTGAACAACGGTATTGCTTCTTGAAAGGCCCCCGGGTGAGAGAGAACGGTCACGTTGGCCGGAGGATTTCCGCTCGAACTGCAGCGACCAATCGAGTCCCTGATGGGGATGGAAGGCCGCCCGGACAAACCATTGACGGCCTCCGTCCGCGAAGGGTCCGGAACCGGAACCTTCCGGGAATCTGTACTGATCGAAGTAAGCCGAAAGGACGGTCCCGCGGGAGAGTTTCAGGCGGAACCCCAGGTAGATACCCTCTTCGTTGAACGTGTCCCCCCGCTCCCCAAAACCGAGCCCGTGCAGGCTCACCATGCGGGCGGGATAGTTGCGGAAGGATCCGATCAAGTCGACGGTGCGCGACGGTGTGAGCGTTGCGCCCCATATTCCCGCCGGGGCGCCGCCGAGGATCGTCCATTCCCCGAAGAGCAGCCCCCGCGGCAGATTGAAATGGTAGTCCACGGCTGCCACGGAATACCCTTCGCCGGAGAATTTCCCCTCGCCACTGAGACGAAGCGGCAGGGAAAAACCGGAACGGTAGCAGGTGAGACCCGCGCTTCCATGGTTCCCGAAGTCGACGGAACACCGGAGGCCGGTGAGGCGCTCCGTCAACCGGTTCCGCCTTGAATCCTCGGAAAGAGTTCGAACAATTCCCGAAGCGGAGATCGACGATACGACTCCCGGGCTGTCGACGGAAGCGGCGAGCGACCGCCGTGAAAAAAAGAGGGCGATGGAGCATGGATCGAACCGGAGGGATGCGGCGGCCCCTCTGAGGAAGGCGTTTTCATCGGATGAACGGTACGGCATGATTCCCCTTCCGCTTCTTCTGACCGCGCTCACGACGTCGGGGCCTTTGCCGTAGTCGAAGCCCCTCCAGAGTGCGATCCCCTGGCCCGCTTCCACGAAATAATCCCCGACGAGAAGAGTCGCAATCGGACCGGCATCCGTGACCATCCCGTATCCGCTCACGAAATCGCCGAGGAGCCGCTCCCCGGCCTTCTTGCTGAGAAGAATCCCGCCGCTGACTCCTCTCTTGTTGCTGAACTCCGCGCGCTGCAGTGACTCATACTCCGATCCGAGAAACTGCCCATCGCTGAATCCGCGGGACCGTTCAAGCCCGACTCTCACCCGGGAACGGATCTTCACGAAATAGTCCCTCTTCCCCGGATTGGGGTCGAACGGGCTGAAGTCGAGAACCGGCGATTCATCCGTCTGCGCGGCCTGCTCCGTTAGCTCATCCCTTTCCAATTCATGGAACCGGCTTTCCGCACCTGAATCAGGGAGGGCCTGAGTCCGGAGCGTTCCATTCCCGGCGAGGAGCAGCAACGGGAGGAAGAGAATCGTTCTGTAACCGGTCATGGCTGTTTCCCCCCTCCCACGGTCAGAGTCACGTCGTGAGTCCAACCAAGTTCCTGATGAACCGTGAGCGCATAGTCGAGTTGCAGGGGTCCGTATCCGACTCCGAGGCCCCCTGCGAATTCGGAGACGGCGTCCGGTATCCCCATCCGGATCGCAATCGCTCCTGCAATCCTGTATTCTAATCCGATCCTGGGGGACGCCTCGTACCCGGACTCCTTCCGGAAATCTGCCGCCAGCAACAACTCCTCCGCCGGGGCGCAGGAGAGCCCGATCGAATAGACCTGCGGAAGGGGCTCTCGCGAGACGCCCAGCGTCGCCGCAGTCGCGTTTTTTACCGACAATCCGAATCGCAGCCCGGCGGGCCCCTCGATCAGGGCCCCGGCATCGACTGCGAGGGCGGCGGCGGAACCGTACCGGGTGATGTTGACCGAATGATAATTCAAGGCGACTCCGAATCCGGCGCGCGGGATCGAAGTTGCGTACGAGATCGTCCCGCTCACTTCGCGGTAGAGCCGGTACCCGAATGCCCTCGCCGCGATGCCGAAGACCCCGAACGGGGACCGGATCCCGGCGGCGCATTCTTTTGTCGAGAGCTCCCGAATTCCGAAGGGCGACGGCGAATAGAAGAACGAAACCTGGTAGCGCTCGAGCAGCGACAGGCCGCCCGGATTGAACGCGATGGACCAGATGTCTCCCCCCACGGCGGTACAGGCGCCCCCCAGGGCGGCCGCCCTGCTTCCCGCTCCGGTCTGATCGACGCGCGCGAGGCAGGACTGGACAAGTGCTAAAATAGAGAGAAGAATGAACCGCATAACGCCTCCCGAATTGGTGGTGAAGAAATTTCAACTGCCGAACTGAACAGACGCAGCCTTCAGGTCGCAGAACGATCAGGCAACGAAATTGAGCCGGCGTCGCCGATCTGGTGGTGTCTCAATTTGGCCGAACATCTCTCCACCTCGTCATGCTGACATGCTCCTGGTCAGCATCTTTCAACTCTTTTATAAAGATCCCGACCTAAAACATGTCGGGATGACGAGAGAAGGTGAAACCGCGGCACTTCCGCCGATTTGAACAAGTTGAAACTAATGCCTATATTGAAAGAACGATGGCAACCTCCCGAACGGGTCTCTTCTTCGTTCTACTCTCCCTCCTGTTCAGCGCTCAGAGCCGGCTCGAGTCGCAGGAGCTCGATTGTGAAATCAAGTACACGAACACCGAGGCGCTCCCCGCGGCCGCCCGGGAAAACCTTTCCGATTTTCTCCCGGAGCTGAACCAGTACGTCAACTCCTACCGGTGGACCAAGGAGGATATGGGAAATCTGAAAATCAAGTGCACGATCGAGTTCGCTTTTCAGGGTTCTCCGCGCAGCAACCATTATGTCGTCCAGGCATTTATCGGAAGCCAGCGGCCCATCTTCAGGCTCGACCGTAACACGACCGTCGTGCGCATCATCGACGGCAACTGGGAGTTCGACTATGTCCGCAACCAGCCGCTGATCCACAATGAGACAAAGTTCGACCCGCTGTTGAGCGTCATCGATTTTTACATGTACATGATCGTCGGGTATGATTTTGAAACATACAAGGCGGGAGACGGTTCACCGTATTTCCAGAAGGCGATGGACATCGCGAATATCGCACGTGCGGGGAGGGGCGCGACCGGGTGGGATAACCCGTCGCCGAACGTCTATTCGCGCGGCGAATTCATAGACGAACTGATGAATGCGAGATTCAGCGATTTTCGGGAGGCGTTCTACCGGTACTACTACAGGGGCCTGGACTTACTCTCCAAGGACGAGGGGCGGGCGCGCAAGAACATGTTCGCGGCACTTGAAAAAATAGGGAAAGTTCAGCAGAAAATCAATTCGCGCACGCTCATCATCAAGGCGTTCTTCGACACGCAGTACGGGGAAATCAAGAACGATTTTCTGAAGGACCCCGACCCGGACATCTACGCGAAGCTGAAACAAATAGATCCTGCCCACCAAACCGAGTACGATGAAGGAGCGAAGGATCCGCGGCGCGCCGGCGCCCGCTGATCACTCGCGGACGACAGAGACGTCGATAATATGGTCATCGACGAGGATCCGGTCGACAACTTCCATCCCTGAGATCACCCTCCCGAACAAGGTGTACCTGCCGTCGAGATGGGGCTGGGGCGATTGAGTAATGAAGAATTGCGAACCTTCCGTATCCCTTCCGGCGCTTGCGATGCCGATCGATCCGGTTTCATACGTCAAAGCCGAAAATTCCGACCGGATGGAATATCCCGGTCCGCCCCAACCGTCACCGCGCGGGTCGCCTCCCTGGATGACGAAATTGGGAACGACACGGTGGAACGTGAGGCCCCGGTAGAAGGCCCGCTTCGAGGCGAGTTTCAGAAAACTCATCACCGTAAAGGGCGCCGCATCCCTGTACAATGCCAGCGTGATGTCCCCCCTGATCGTCTGAATCCGCACCCGTATGGTCTCGGGCAGCCCGTAGAGGTAGTCAAAGTCGAAGTCCGTGTAGAGCGGTTCAAGGAACTCCGGGATGTCGCCCGCATATGCTGTTCCCGTGATCGCCTTGAGCGCGGCAGCGGCGGCGAGCGCGACCGAGCGGTCCGGCCGCGAGAGAAGCCGTTTGAGGGGATCGACCGCCCGCTTGTCGTTGAGCTTGCCGAGTGTGGCGGCGATTTCCTGCAACGCCTCCACATCGTCCGGCACACGGAGCCTTCCCATCGCGTTGACGAGCGGCTCGACCGAGGAGGACCTCCGGAAAAGCGAGTCTCCCAGAATGGAGGCAGCCGTGGTGACGACGGCGACATCCCGGGCGGAGAGCGCCG
This genomic window contains:
- a CDS encoding DUF4835 family protein, coding for MATSRTGLFFVLLSLLFSAQSRLESQELDCEIKYTNTEALPAAARENLSDFLPELNQYVNSYRWTKEDMGNLKIKCTIEFAFQGSPRSNHYVVQAFIGSQRPIFRLDRNTTVVRIIDGNWEFDYVRNQPLIHNETKFDPLLSVIDFYMYMIVGYDFETYKAGDGSPYFQKAMDIANIARAGRGATGWDNPSPNVYSRGEFIDELMNARFSDFREAFYRYYYRGLDLLSKDEGRARKNMFAALEKIGKVQQKINSRTLIIKAFFDTQYGEIKNDFLKDPDPDIYAKLKQIDPAHQTEYDEGAKDPRRAGAR